The sequence below is a genomic window from Chthoniobacterales bacterium.
TGCTTGCGAGACCGAATACCGGTCGAGAGGGGGTTGCAAGCGGATTTTGCAAAGCGGTTGCGCGAGGAGACTGATTTCGCCTACCGTGCTCCATGCGACACTTTGTGATTCGCTGGTTTATCACGACGGTGGCGGTAATGGTCGCAGCGTCGTTGCTCAGCGGAATTCGATATGACAGCGTGGGAGCCCTGATCGGCGCGGCCTTACTCCTCGGCATCCTCAATGCCTTCGTGCGTCCGGTGTTGCTGATTCTGGGCGCCCCCTTGATTTTGCTGACGCTGGGATTTTTTATCCTGCTCGTGAACGGATTGATGCTGTATTGGGTGGGGAGCGTTGTGGGCGGATTTCACGTGGATGGCTACGGCAGCGCGTTCTGGGGAGCTATTTGGATCGGCATCGTCAGCTGGTTGTTGAGCGCCTTCTTTCGCGGAAGTGACGGGCGCGTTCATGTGTTGACGCATCATACGCAGATAAAACAGGTGCAGGGCCGAGTAATCGAACCGGGAGACAAACTCCAATGACTTATTGCCTGGGAATGCTTTGCCGCGCGGGCGCGGTGTTTTTGTCCGACTCGAGGACGAGCGCGGGCATGGACAACATCACGATGTGCAGCAAGATGCGAATCTACGAGAAGCCGGGCGAACGGGTGATCTGTATTCTCAGCTCGGGGAACCTTTCGCTGACTCAAGCCACCATCGCCTTGATCGACGAGGATATTCATGCTGGGAAGCAGGATGAAGCCCGCGAGCGAATCACGAACCGAAAGACGCTTTACGAGACCGTTTGTTATGTCGGATCAAAGGTCCGCGAAGTCGAGCGGCGAGATCGTGCTGCTCTCGAGAATGACGGATTCGATTTCAACATTCACCTGATTGTCGGCGGCCAGATCGCCGGGTTCCCGCCCGAGGTGTATCTGGTTTATCCGCAGGGGAATAGCATCCACGCCACGCGCGATTGTCCATTTTTGCAAATCGGCGAGCGAAAATATGGAAAACCAATTCTGGATCGCGGTTTCAGCTACGAAACCGGCCTGGCCGATGCGGTGAAGGTTGGAATGATTTCGATCGATTCGACGATGACCAGCAACGTCGCGGTCGGGCCGCCGATTGATATTCTGTGCTACGAAACCGACTCGTTTCAGGCGAAATTGCGCGCCCATTTGGACGAGGACGATCCTTACCTTCAGTCTATCAGCCAAAGGTGGCAGGACGGGATCGTGAAGCTGGTGAACGAAATGCCCGCGCCGGATTTTAGTAAGCCGGCGTTGGGGTTCGCGACGGCCGCCTAGGCGAACCGGCGCAAGGAGGCCCATGTTTGACGGCGGGGACGACAAGTTCGTCAGGCCACGCGTCAAAATCTGCGGGTTAACCCGAGCCGCAGATGCGGTCGCGGCAATTGAGTTTGGAGCCGATGCTCTTGGCTTCAATTTTTTTCCAGGAAGCAGGCGATACGTCCCAATTGGGGAACGAGATTGGATTGCCGCGTTGCCAGAAGATGTCGCGAAGGTGGCTGTGCTGGTCGATCCAGATTGGAACGAAGCGATGGCGGCGGCGGCCCTGCCGGGGATTGCGGCACTTCAGTTGCATGGCCAGGAAACACCCGAGTTTTGCCGCCGGCTGGCAGAAGAGGGAATTCGTTTTGCCAAGGCCCTTCCCGTCTCGGACGAAGCTTCGGTGGTGGAAGCGCCCTCTTTTTGCACTCGGACGATTTTGCTGGATTCGGCGCGGGCCGGCGAATTCGGAGGAAGTGGGCGAGCCTTCAGGTGGGAGCTTGCGCGGGAATTCGTCAAAGCGAACCCGAAGCTTCGCGTAATCCTCGCGGGCGGCCTGACGCCGGAAAACGTAGCGGATGCAGTCGCCCTGGTCCGGCCTTTCGGGGTCGACGTCACCAGCGGAGTCGAGTCCTCGGAACGCGTCAAAGACCACGGCCGTCTCCGAGCGTTTATCGCTGCGGCCCGGGGCGCTTGACCTCTGGCGAATGCGCTAGGCTGACGAGTCGCGGAAGCCGTGGCGCTGCGGGTTGGCACGGGTTGGGCTGGTCTGCTTCCTGCTTTAATCCGTCCCGCACTCAACGTCCCATACATATTTATGCCTAATCGCTTCAAAACATTTGCCTACGCGGCCGCGGCCATATTCGCCGCATTGTCCCTCGTCAAAGCGCAGACCACCTCTCCTGCGACCGGACCCGCCTCGAGTCCGACGGATTCGCTTCAAAAGGCGCCAATCGCCCCTGTTGCGCCAGTGGCTGACACGAGCACCAAGCCCGTCTCGCCCAAGCTCCCGACAGCTCCGACTACGAAAAGTGACAGCTCGTTGCTTCTCGTCCAGGCATCGAACCCTAACGCGGCCCCGTCCGCCAGCGTGCCTCCGACCAGCGCTACGACCACAACCACGACGCAGACAACCGGCGCGGGCCCAGTCGAGCCAGACAACGTAACGGACAACGGTGGCGTGGGCGTTCGTGAATTTCAGGGTGACGACGTTGGTGCCGTTCTGCGACTTCTGGCGCGCCAGGCCAAGATCAACATGGTCGTGAGCGAAGCCGTTACCGGAACCGTTACGATGCGGCTTGAAGACGTGACCGCGTTGCAGGCCGTCACGATCATCGTCAAAGCCAAGGGGCTGTTTCTGGATAAGATCGATAACGTATATTACATAAAAACTGCGGCGGAACGCACGGCGGAGCCGACCGAGAGCGATAGCTACCAATTCAGCTATTCGCGGGCGAAGGAAACCGCGCCGCTCATCGCAGCGCAACTTTCCAGCAAGGATCCGCCGCAAGTCGACGAACGGACTAACACGATTTTCTACCGCGAAACCCGCGGCAATATCGATGCTATCCGCAAGCTTTTGGTTCAGATCGACAAGCCGACGAAGCAGGTAATGATCGAAGCGCGCCTCGTGGAAGTGACGGCGAACCCAAGGCAATCATACGGAATCAACTGGGGCGGCGTCTTTGGTGGATCGAATAACGCCCAAACTCTAAAATTGGGTGGCAGCACTCTGGCGACCAACGGGACGACTCAAACGGTGATAAACCCGGTAACAGGTTTGCCATACTTGGTAACAACTCCCGGACAGCCGCCATCAGTGCCTATTACCAATGGCAAGTTGAATGCGTGGGACTTCATCATGGATAAGGCGGGAAATCCCCTCGGGGGCCAATTCGCAATCCTTTCGGCGCCGCAGCTCTCTGTCACGCTCCGCATGCTGAATGAAGACTCGGACGCGGAGTTCCTCGCGAACCCGCGGGTCGTCACGGCGGACAACATGCAGGCGAAGATCGAAATCATTCGTGCCCAACCCGTGCCGCAGCTGAATTTCAACGAACAGACCGCCACCGCTGTATTTGGTGGGTTCCAGGACAAGAAATTCGGCAACACCCTGGTGGTCAAGCCATCTGTTAACAAAGATAATTTCATCACCCTGGCCGTGAAGCCGGAGATTAGCAATAAGGTGGCAGATCAGCCGTTCCAATTTGCGGGCGCGACCGTGACCAGCCCGGTTGTTGACACGCGCTCGCTCGATTCAAACGTTCTAATCAAGAGCGGTGACACCCTGGCGATCGGCGGGTTGCTTCAGGATGAGGTGACCAAGGCACGCACCAAGGTTCCCATTATGGGCGACATCCCCATCCTCGGCTATTTTTTCCAGGAAAAACTAAACGCTCGGGTGAAGCGGAACCTGCTGGTGTTTGTTACGCCGACCATCATTGATCAACATTATGGCACCGGCCTCGAAGATCAGGTGAGTGGCCTACATCATTCCGGCGAGGAATACGCCGACCCGAACGGCTGGCGGAACAATGCGAAGGGCGCCGTGCGTCTCGTACCCACCTCGAATCGGCATGTATCGGCGGATTACCCGAAACCGGGCACACCACCTGCACCGGCTTCCAGCCGCACCGAGGTGACAACGACGCAATCCGTGGACTTCAAGAGCACCGCAAACGGACGAGATTACTAACAGCATAAAGATGTGGGGTTGAGAGGGGGCGGATTCTCGCAAGAGGTCCGCCCTCTTTGTTTATCCCGACAGGTAGCGGCTCAGGCTCGCCCGCAATTCTGTGCGGGCCCGAAAAAGGAGACTTTTCACCCCGGAGACGGATTGATCGAGCGCCTCTGCGATCTCCTCGTAGCTGAGCTCCTCGTAACGCCGGAGGATGACCGCCATTCGTTGAGTTTCGGGCAGGCGCGCGATAGCGGCATCGATCGCCTGCTGCAGCTCCGCCTCCAGCAACGAGGCATCCGGCGCCACCGCCCCTTCGTCCCTCAACGGCCGCTCTTCCTCCTCCGGGTCAGGGTGCAGCGGCACTTGGGCGTGGCGGGATCGGCGGCGTAACTCGTTGAAAACCAGGTTGCGCGTAATCTTGAGCAACCAGGTCGTAAACTTCGCCCGGGCGACATAACGGCTCGCGCTTTTCCAGACCCGCACGAAGACCTGCTGGGCGATGTCCTCGGCGTCGGCGTTATTGCCCAGCATTCGGGCCACCGTCCCCACCACCAGCCGCTGGTGCCGTTCCACAAGCTTCTCGAACGCAGCCGGATCCCCCCTGCTGACCAACTGCATCAGCCGGACATCCTCAGCGTCCTCCTGGGCACGCCCCGGCGGGCTTGGTTCATTGCCGGACATGTTGATGAATAAAGCCTCGGGCGTTTGAATGGTCACGGAAAGTTAGTTGGTAACGATTCAACCTTCTTCCCTGCTTTCGGTTGCAACAGAACAAGAGCATGTGCATCATGCCTGCGAAATTCGGCGCCGCCACCTTTCGATGAATCTATCCTTTATTCCGCAGGATCTTCGGTCAATCGCCGAAAAGGTCGAGGTCGGGGAGCGCATTTCGGAAGCCGAGGCTCTCCAGCTGTATCGCTCAAACAATCTCAATGCGCTGGGTCTCATGGCGAGCGAAGTTCGTGCGCGGAAGAACGGAAACTTCGCGACCTACATTCACAATCGCTACATCAATTATTCGAACATCTGCATTCTCTCCTGTCAGTTCTGCGCTTTTGCCGCACGGAAGCGGGACGCGCATGCCTTTGAGTTCTCGATCGAGGAAATCGTCGGCTCCGTTCGCGATGCGCTTACGCTCGGAATTACGGAAGTGCACATGGTCGGCGGGCTGCACCCGAGTTTGAAACAGGATTGGTATCTGCGGCTCCTGCGCGAACTGCGCGCGCTCGATCCGGATTTGGTCATCAAAGCTTTCACCGCGATCGAGGCCCGGCACCTGGCCGAACGCGTCTTCAAGTTGCCAATCAAGACGACGCTGGAGCTGTTGCGCGAGGCAGGCCTCGGAGCGCTCACCGGCGGCGGCGCGGAGATTTTTGATCCTGCGGTTCGTGACGAAATCTGCCGCGGGAAAGAGACGGCGGAAGAGTGGGCGGAAGTTCATCGCATTTGGCATGGCATGGGCGGCCGCAGCACGGCGACCATGCTTTACGGGCATATCGAGACCCTGGCGCAGCGGGTCGATCATCTGCGCCAACTGCGTGCGCTGCAGGATGAGACCGGCGGGTTCACCGGATTTGTGCCATTTGCTTTCGAGCCGCAAACGCCGGCGCTGGCGCACATCAAGCGGGCTTCGGCCATCGAAGAGCTCCGCAATCTCGCGGTCAGCCGAATCTACCTGGATAATTTCGATCACATCACGGCCTACTGGGTTTCGCTTGGACTTCCGCTGGCCCAGATCGCGCTCAGTTACGGCGTTGATGATTTGCATGGCACGATCATCGAAGAAAAAATCTTCCACATGGCCGGCGCGACGACGCCGCAGGAACAAACGGTCGCCACGCTCGAGCACATTATTCGCGAAGCCGGCCGCGAACCGGTCCAGCGAGACAGCTTCTATCGACATCTGCCCAAGAAAAGAACGGCCGCGGCGGCTCCACCCGCCGAGGAGTCCGAACTGGTTTACGCCTGACGCGTGGCGGAGCCGGGGCTTCTGCGGATCGGTTGCGTTAAGTACCTCAACGCCCGTCCCCTCATCCATGGCTGGCCGGGAGACGTAGTCTTCGATCATC
It includes:
- a CDS encoding phage holin family protein, with product MRHFVIRWFITTVAVMVAASLLSGIRYDSVGALIGAALLLGILNAFVRPVLLILGAPLILLTLGFFILLVNGLMLYWVGSVVGGFHVDGYGSAFWGAIWIGIVSWLLSAFFRGSDGRVHVLTHHTQIKQVQGRVIEPGDKLQ
- a CDS encoding phosphoribosylanthranilate isomerase is translated as MFDGGDDKFVRPRVKICGLTRAADAVAAIEFGADALGFNFFPGSRRYVPIGERDWIAALPEDVAKVAVLVDPDWNEAMAAAALPGIAALQLHGQETPEFCRRLAEEGIRFAKALPVSDEASVVEAPSFCTRTILLDSARAGEFGGSGRAFRWELAREFVKANPKLRVILAGGLTPENVADAVALVRPFGVDVTSGVESSERVKDHGRLRAFIAAARGA
- a CDS encoding sigma-70 family RNA polymerase sigma factor, which encodes MTIQTPEALFINMSGNEPSPPGRAQEDAEDVRLMQLVSRGDPAAFEKLVERHQRLVVGTVARMLGNNADAEDIAQQVFVRVWKSASRYVARAKFTTWLLKITRNLVFNELRRRSRHAQVPLHPDPEEEERPLRDEGAVAPDASLLEAELQQAIDAAIARLPETQRMAVILRRYEELSYEEIAEALDQSVSGVKSLLFRARTELRASLSRYLSG
- the mqnE gene encoding aminofutalosine synthase MqnE, producing MNLSFIPQDLRSIAEKVEVGERISEAEALQLYRSNNLNALGLMASEVRARKNGNFATYIHNRYINYSNICILSCQFCAFAARKRDAHAFEFSIEEIVGSVRDALTLGITEVHMVGGLHPSLKQDWYLRLLRELRALDPDLVIKAFTAIEARHLAERVFKLPIKTTLELLREAGLGALTGGGAEIFDPAVRDEICRGKETAEEWAEVHRIWHGMGGRSTATMLYGHIETLAQRVDHLRQLRALQDETGGFTGFVPFAFEPQTPALAHIKRASAIEELRNLAVSRIYLDNFDHITAYWVSLGLPLAQIALSYGVDDLHGTIIEEKIFHMAGATTPQEQTVATLEHIIREAGREPVQRDSFYRHLPKKRTAAAAPPAEESELVYA